The Macaca fascicularis isolate 582-1 chromosome 14, T2T-MFA8v1.1 genome contains the following window.
AGCCTGGTGGCTTATGTGAtcaacagcctggtcaacatctGCCTCATCGGCACTCAGAACCTCTTTTCCCTGGTGCTGGCCCTCTGGGATACAGTGACCGGGCCTCTGTGGAGGATGACGGATGTAGTGGCTGCCTTCCTAGCCCACATTTCCAGCAGTGCTGTGGCCATGGCCATCCTCCTTTGGACACCCTGCCAACTAGCCCTGGAGCTGCTGGCCTCAGCTGCCCGCCTCCTGGCCAGCTTTGTGCTTGTCAATCTCACTGGCCTGGTGTTGCTGGCTTGCGTGCTGGCAGTGACGGTGACTGTGTTGCATCCGGACTTGACCCTGAGACTGGCTACCCAGGCACTCAGCCAGCTCCATGCCCGGCCATCCTACCACCGTCTTCGAGAGGATGTCATGCGGCTCTCTCGCCTAGCactgggctcagaggcctggcGCCGAGTCTGGAGCCGCAGCCTGCAGCTGGCGAGTTGGCCGAACCGCGGAGGGGCACCTGGAGCCCCCCAGGGTGACCCTATGAGGGTGTTCTCAGTTAGGACCCGGAGACAGGACACTTTTCCTGAAGCGGGGCGCAGatcagaggcagaagaggaggaggccAGGACCATCAGAGCGACACCTGCCAGGGGCCGAGAGAGGCTCAACGATGAGGAGCCTCCAGGCGGGCAAGACCCGTGGAAGTTGCTGAAGGAGCAAGAGGAGCGGAAGAAGTGTGTCATCTGCCAGGACCAGAGCAAGACGGTGTTGCTCCTGCCCTGCAGGCATCTGTGCCTGTGCCAGGCCTGCACTGAAATCTTGATGCGCCACCCCGTCTACCACCGCAACTGCCCGCTGTGCCGCCGGGGCATCCTGCAGACCCTCAATGTCTACCTCTGAAGACTCCTTCCCTACCTGCCCACCCCTCCACGCTCCATGCAGGCACTCACGCTAGGACAGCATTAACAGCTCATCTCCGGGTCCTGGTCTGAATCCCTCCTACCCCTGTGGCTGTCCTGCCAAGCCTCCAAGCCATACATCCAGGACATTGAGATGGAAGACTATGATCTGGGTGGGGGCAGGATAACATAGCTTCTCCTTACCCAGTGGGTCCCTTCGATGCTGAGGGTGGTGAGTATGTCACTATGCAAGGGCCTTGAGACTGTTTGCTGTGGGCTCTCCTCCAGCTTGCCCAGGGCCCACCCAGCTGCCTCTGGGGTTACCCCTCTCTGCTTGTGGTTTTTCTGTTGGAGATCTGTAGGTCCTTTTCCTGCCTCCTTCACATTTCCTCCCCAGCTTTTGTGGCCACAACATATCAGTGTTATTTGGGTGTTTTGGCAACTCAGGGGCCTTCGGATGATCTTGAACCTTTGTGTTCAGCCAGAGCCCCTGTGCCCTGGTAGGCTTTGGGGTTAGTATCTCTCAGGTACCCTCAGAGCCACCTCTGCCTGTCATCGTCTGATGAGGCTCCCTCCCAACCTGATCCAAAAGCTGGGCTCACGAGTTTACCCCTGGGATGGGGGATGCATCTGCACCTGACTTTGGGACCATGTGCTCTCTGGcaccccagctcactgcaagtctCAGGAGGGATAACCAGATTTCTACTCATTCCCCTTTCACTCCCACATCACACAGAAAAATGGcattcctctctgtctctccctggcATTGGAGAGGGCAGACTGTGCACAGTTCACTAGGGTCCAAATACAGAAGGGGCCAGGGCCCAGGGGCTTGCAGCTTCCTGAGGGGTCTCTGGCCCAGTTTCCTATGAATAAAGTTATCTTGACAGCTCTGACAGTCTCTTGTGCGTCCCTGCAAGGGAGCAGTTGGTCAAGGCAACAGACCCTGCATCAGGGTCCTTCAGCCCTGCCGGAGTCAGAAGTGTGGGCTGTGGGAGTACCTGGGCTTTAGCgggggagacagggaaggagcTAAGATAGGCTGGGAAGACTGTGTCATGGGGAGAGTGCATGCCAGGCGTGGCTCTGTGAGCTGTCATCCCTTCTGATTTGTCCCCTTGCACACGTGGCTTTCGAAAAGCcttctgtattttttctatttttgcccaAATTAAGCCCTTGTAGAGAGGAATGTGAACCATCTCACCGCTTGAGTCAGCcttcccagcccctcccctccccgggccAGTCTTCCTGGGAGGGAGCATGGGGTTCCTGCTGCCTGGATCCCAGGAGGAGCtggtgtgtgtccctgtgtgtcttAGCATGGGGTCTGGTGCAGGGCTGGGTTGGAGTGTGGCTGCGGGACCTCCTGATGGAGGCTGCCTGAGGCCTGTCTCTAGCTCACATTTGGGCTCAGTCCCCATTGGCCGTATCTGCCCTCACATGACCAGCGGAAGAGCAGGGGCACTCCCCCATAATTGTATGTTCTGTCTGGGACCACAGTGCCTGGGACTGCCTTCAGGAAGGGGGCGCCGGTAGCTCAGGAAGAACTCTGAGGAGAGGCCCCCCTTCCTTGGGTTGAGGCTGTGCAGATGGGGCTGGGCAGTCCTGGTTTGTTAGTCATTGGGTTGGAGGTGGGCCCCCCGGGTGGGGGAGCCTTGAGGGGCTTTGTGGCTAGCCTCAGACACAGTGGCTCGGCCCACCCAGGCTATGCCCAGAGCAGTGGGGGAGGGCTCCTCATCTCCACCTCAGAACTGGGAGGCCTAGGGAGGGTTTGGCACTTGCTCTTTCCTTCCCTCAATCCAGGACAGGGAGCTGAGCAAGGGGAGGACCGGCTCCTTCCAGTCTCTGTTTAATGTGGGGATAAACATTTTATGATAGAAGATAAACTTCCTGAGTTGGGAGTAAAGGACTCCCCTTTTCTTCCATCTGCATCTGGAATTCCTTTGGCCGACCTCAATACCCCTCCTCCCCCTCACCACCCATAGTCAGGAGCTCAAGCTTCCCAGTATCCCTGCGGCATTCTGGGGCCAGGGCACCCCCTTGTGGTCATCTCAGAAACTACTTACCTCTAGACGCCCAGGGAGGCCACTCACTCGGGTTACAGAGCAATAGCTTTCCAGTCATCTGGGGACCAGGCAAGCAGCCAGGGCAGTCATAGACGAAAGTCCTCGGCTCTTTTTTGTTGGATCAGGGCAGGGGCATGTGTGGTGCAGGCAGCCCCTATGTGGTTTAGTTGGCATCTTTGAATTAGAAAAAGGTACCCCCTTTCTTAAGGGTGGCTGGAGCCCTACACCAGGAGGGCATCCCGCTGTCAGACACTCCTATTCACAACCTAGGTGGCGGCTCTGTGGAGCAGCCTGTCATTCCCCTGGGCCGGCTTCCTGTATATCTGTCCCATATCTCTATTTCATCCAAGAGCCCTGCCTTCTGCCTGAGCACCTCTCCACACCATGATCCCAGAAACAGAAGCCCCGCCACCAAAGAAGAAAGGCTGGAGCCAGTAGGAGTGTTCTCAGATTTATTGAGTGATCTCTGAGTAAAGGGCCGGCCCCATGCGCAGGAGGGGGTGAGGAGGATCCAGAGAAGCAGAGGACCAGGAAGAGAGCACCCCACCATGGGCTCCTGGGCCAGAGCAACTGGAGGACTCACACTTGCCAGCACAGCACACTCCTCTGGTCTTGGGCAGAAATCCAGTCACTGCCCCATGCTGCCATACCTGATTGCAGACAGCCACTGTCCCCATTCCTTGCCAGCGGCAGGACGGAGAGGCCCCTACCCCACCTCCCTAGTCATTCACAATATTCCAGGGGGGCCAGCCCTCCTGGATGACCTGGTTGTCAGCGTCACACCCTCCTCCTAGGAGTGAGCGTGAGCCCACTTTGCAGTGGCATTAAGCGAAGACTGGGGAGCTGTGCCAGTCAGAGTACACCAGAAATCCGGAGAAGGTGCTGTCTGTCTTGATGCTGGCATAGATGCCAATGTAGTCACCCACACCCACCTGCACCCACACTTGGTCCTCGGGCTCCAGCCTCACCATGGCGCCCCCCGAGAGCGAGGCTGGTTTGGGCCAACCCCCgaaaaactggaagaaagaggCAATGGATTCGCCGTTCTTCACCAGATCAAACTGCAGGCTGGCCCGGTAGACAGTGGCATGGACGGCGAAGTAGTAGACCCCAGGCACCTGGCAGGTGAACTTGCCGGTGACGGCGTCGTAATGTCCCTGCTCGTTCACCAGCACGCGGTCGAAGGGCAGGGGAGCATCAGACGGCGGAGGCAGCCGGCTCTCGGAGCGCTTGGCGCTGAAGGCGGATCGCGGAGGCACCGAGCACTCCCCTGCAGGCCCGGTGGGCCCCGCGGGTCCCGCCTCTCCTCGCGGCCCGGGCTCCCCTCGAGGTCCCGGCAGCCCTGCGGGGTAAGCGGGGCGGCAGGTTGATCATAGCGGCCGGGTCAGCCCGCAACGGGGCGGCGACTCTAAGGTCACCGTACCCCTCCCCGCCCCTGCCTGAGCTTCGGCCAGCGCCTTCTCCCGCACGGGTACCTCCCCCACCCATTCCCGCAGGGCAGATCTAGGGGGCTGGCCAAGGGGGCGCCCGCCGCCTGGGCCCTTCCCCCGCTCTGGGCTGCAAAGCTCAGGGAGTGGCGCCCCCTGGCGGGAGCCCCGAGCCCCGGGCACTGGGAGTGGGAGCTGCGGCGGAGCCTGCTCGGACGTCGCCACCTACAGCTGCTGCGGTGCCTTCTTACCCGGCCTCCCGCCCTCGCCTTTCTCTCCCGGAGCCCCGGGCGCGCCGTCGCGGCCGTCGCGGCCATCGCGGCCCGGCAAGCCCTGGCTGCCGTGGTGGCCCGGCGTGCCTGGAAGGCCGGGGTGCCCCGGGCACAGGCTGGGGATCTTGTTGTCGTCCAGTGGGGGCGAGCCGGCCGCCAGGCCCAGGAGCAGCAGGACAAGGAGCGGCCTCATAGCGCTGGCACCGGGAGCCCGAACGCCGGGGTCCTCTCGCAGTCTGTGGGCCAGGCAGGACTGGAGTCGGGACCCAGAATCCTGGGACCTACCTCGATCCCCACCCCGGCGCGGCCCAGTCGGTCCCCACCCCGCTGCTGTGCCCCTGAGGCTGAGCGCCCGCAGGGTCGAACACCCGGAGAGCACAGGCAGGGGAGAGCGGGTAGGAGCGGCCAGCCCTCCCTCCCACCGCCGGCCCGCGCCAGCCTTTCCCAcagtcccctccccagcccctttcCCCTCCTCCGCCAGACTCACCCCCCCTCCCGGCTCCCTGATGGCCTCCTTCGGGGCGCTCGCTGCTCCGGACCCTCCAGTCGGTGGTGCTCCAGCCCCCGCGCCTCTCCCCGGCGAGGCGCCCCCTGCCCTGCCGTCACCCCAGTCCTGGTTCGCTGCCTGCCGGCTCCGCTCTTCTCCTCCCAGACTCCAAGAGGAAACCAGTTGTTCGGGGGCCAAGAGCTCCCGGACCGGGAAATAGCTGGGAAATAACTCGTGGTGTCGCCCGGCGGCCGGCCAAAGTTTAGGGGGAGAAAGGAGGGGTAGAAAGACTTGAGCTGGGCACAGAGAGGCAGAACTTCGAGAGACGGACACACAGGGCACCTCCTGTTCCCAGGGCCGGAGGAGAGGCGGGGCAGTGGCAGAGACCAAGGACCAGACCCCATTTCAGGGAGAAATACGTAGGGAGATGAGGGTGGAGAGTTCTAGAGGCAGACAGCCAGTTGGATCCCTAAGGCCTAGGACAGGGCCTGCCACATGAGTAGATGCTCAGTACATTTCTGTTGAATCAAGGAAAAGGTCAGAAGGCAGGCGATAGAGAAGCTGAAACAgcagaaggaaaggggaagaggcAGAAGGCGGGAAGTCTGGGTCAGAGGCCTGGATGGGAAGCGGCCTCGATTGTCCAGTGGCACAGTGTGGGGCCAGTCAGCAGCCTGGGGCCAGTAAGGGGACAGGAAGGTGCAGGGAGGGTCCCATGAGCCCCAGCTGAGgacttctcctccccctccctgggAGCCCCAGAGAAGATAGTTAGAGACCCTGCTGGTGCCCCTTCCTTTTTCCCCTGTGTGCCAGTCCTGACGGGCAAAAGAGGACGGGCAGAAAGAGGGCAGGGGCTGGCTTCAGGGTCAGGGCTGGGAGCAAGCTTCCAGACCAGCTGCCTCTGGCAGTCTGTTGCAGTTGAAGGGCCAGGGGGTGCCCAGTAGTGCCAGGCCAGACTGGCACTGGTGCTCTGCTTCCTGGCAGACAGAGCGGCAAGGGGGCAGAACACTGCCTAGTGGGGTGCAACGGGGCACAAGCAGCCCACACAGGAGCCTCCGGAAATTCTGGTAGCAGGGCAGGCTTGTCAGGCTCTGCGGAGGGACAGCGGCCTTTAGGCACCTGCTCCCAggctccctcccctcccaggcctgccctccttccctccacccaGAAGACCTTGTAACCGCTGAGGACTTCTACCACCTCCTCCTGAGTGGCCATGCCCACCCAGATGTTAGGGAAGGCCGTGGTGTTGTAGCTCAGACCGAGGCACATCTCCACCTGGACAGGCTCACAGGCCAGCTCTGCAGGGGTGGAGGGGAAGGCCACTGTGGGGACTGctcactggctgtgtggcctGTGGCAAGTCACCGAATCACTTGGTCCTGTGTGTACGTGGGTCCAATGGGGGTGGTTGTGAGGAAGCAAGAGGATAACAAGGAGAGAGGCTGTACACACACTGAGGATCCCTGCCATCCCTGAGAGCCTGCTCCAGCATCAGTTGCCAGCCCTGGGCATCATGCAGGCACGTCTTTGATCTCAGGGAACATGGGGCACCTGCGTTTGCAGGGACCGCTTGGGCATCTGGAAGAAACCCCCTGCTCTGTGTAAGAGGATGCCTTCATCTTACATGGGCTGTGGAAAGGGGCTCTGGGTGACAGAAGGGACTGGTTCTTGGAGTCCCACCACTGATTCCCAGATTCCCATTTCCCTTGGGGTGACACTCAGTGCCATTGCCACCACCAGCCGAGTGTCTTCCAGGACTCTGCGAAGTGGTCCCAGAGTCAGCTGGCCCCGCCCCCTCAGGGAGGATGGGATGGGACGGGACGCTATTCAGTACAGCAGCAGGGTTCTGTGAAGTGAGCACCCAGCCTATTCAGGGTCCCCAGGGGCAGGCTTCTCACCTGGGGGTGGGAACAAGGGGTGGCTGCAGTTGTCGTCGCTGCCATCGGTGCAGTCTCTCCACATGTCACACATCCACTGCACACCCTTACACCCTCCTGCCTGGCAGGAGAGCTCACTGGGCCCACAGGGGTCTGCAGGCACAAGGGGCATGGCAGTGCCCGGGGACATACCTACACTCCCAGTACCCCCAGAGTGTCTTGACCAGGGTCCAGAACCCTTCTCTGTCCCCCTGGAGGTGCCTCTACTGCCCACACCCACTTGCCCAGGGGCACCTACTCTCCGTGGCATTGAAGGCCAGGTAGGTGGCTGAGAAGCCTCCACTGCTGATGCCATGATCTGTCCTAAAAAGCACAGCCAGCTCATGGTGTGAGGAGACGAGGTGGGGGGGTGGCTCTGCTCCACAGAACCTGCCCAAAGCAGATAGCAGTTCTGGGCACCAGCCCTGGCTGACTGAGGGGGCACTGCAGCCTCCCACAGGCCTGGCTCTGAGCTGGAGCCCTGGATGATGCCAAAGTTGATGGGAGACACAGGGTTAGGGTCTGGTGAGGAAGACACACATATTCAGCAGACAAAACATTAAACAAACTGCTTGAACTTGAGCCACTTCCAGATGGGGAAAAATCAGCGGGGCAGCCtggcgttgtggctcacacctgtcatcccagcattttgggaagccaagtcgggaggatcacttgagcccaggagtttgaaaccagcctgggcgatatagtaagaccttgtcttacaaaaaaaattaaaaaaataaattatctgggcgtggtggcatgtgcctgtggtcccagctacttgggaggctgaggtggaaggagcgcttgaacctgggaggtcaaggcagcagtgagccatgatagtgttactgcactcctgcctgggtgacaaagtgagattctgcctcaaaaaaagaagaacaagaaaaatcAATGAGGGTTTGtaagggaggtggaggtggcccCTGCCGGTGGGGAGAAACTGGGGCAGGGAGAGGTTTGGGGAAGGACCTCCTGGGGACAGGGAGAGTGTGGGGTGAAGGTTTTGAGGTGAGAGCTGTCTTTAGGGTAATGGTGAAGAGACCCCCGGCCTAGAGTAGCAGAAGAAAGTGAAGCTGGGGAATGTGCTGGGCCGACACGGAAGGCGGGGCTGGCAGACTGTGAGGATGGAGTTATCCGTGGCTCTTCCCTGGCTCCTGTacctgcccaggaggctgaaggcCCCTGAGCTGCTGGTCTCATACACCTCCACGTAGTCAAACTTGCACTCATCCTGAGCCTCCAGGCTGAAGTTGTGGAACTGCAGTTCTATGCTGTGTCCAGCCGGCACCGAGATATGCCAGGTGCAGAGCTGGGGGAGGGCACAGGTGGGCAATTCATGACCCCTTCTGTCTCATCCTGGGCACCCAGGCTGAGCTCCAGAAGGGTCTTCTTCCCCCACTGCTGGCTGGGGGGTGGGGTCGCGCTTTCATCATTGGTGGCTCTTAAGGGCCTGGTTTCAGAGGTGAGTTGACCCATTGTGGGCACATCTGGGTACACATCAGGCACTTACTAATATCCCCCATCCCCCGTCTGCTTGATCTGTGACCTTCCCAAGTAGAAGGTAGTGTCTATCATGCCATTCCCATTACACTGACTTGGGTGCTCAGGTGCTTCCACGTGTGCCCCTCCCCCTCTGCATGGAGCACCGTGCTTACCTGTTGGTGAGGGTACTGCTGCAGGTAGTTGGGAGTAGAGAAAGTGCCCTGGAGCCCAGTCAGATTCCCCCCACACCCTGTAGAGAGATGAAAGGGCTCATGAGTTTGCTAGGATCCGTGCTTCCATCCAATAGTGATTGTGGGCAGTGACTGCAGAGCAAGAGTTTTGGCCATGCCCATGGGAAGCAAGTTCTGGGCCAAAGAATGACAAAGGAGGAAATGCTGGCAGAGGCCCTGGTTTGAGGCTGGACCAGAGCTGGGGGGCCCAATTTGAACCCAGATCAGATGCCTGAAGAGAGGACCCCCCATGCCTGGCCCGTACCCGAGAACTTGGCACTGCAGTTGGTCTCATCGCTGCCGTCAGCGCAGTTGGCAAAGCCATCACACACTGAGTCAGGTAGCAGACAGATGAGCTGGTCACAGCGGAACTCATCATGGGCACAGCTCCCTGGGTGTGGGCACCAGGAGTCAGGGAGGCCCCGAGTCTCCACCCCTTTGGCAGGGCTGGGAGTGGGTGGAGGGGAAGAAAGTGGACACTCAACAGGCAGCTGGGGACATGGTGGGAACACACTCACCATGCCCAGGGGCCACAGCCTGGTACCAGGCATGGAAACCAAATCCTTCCACACTGCTGTCAGAGATGAAGGCCACCAGGAGGTGGCTGGCATTGGTGTTGAGCGTGGGGGGAGGCACCCTCCCACAAATCCTGCAAGAAGCCGGGTTGGGGGTGATGGAGGCTCCAGGAGCAGGGCCAGCCAGAGAGGAGCTTGCCTGGGCCTTGCAGTCCTATTTTCTTAACCCCCAAACTGGTGACCATGTGGTCAAAAAGTCTCCTCTGATGTCCCAGGGAGCTCTGACCTTCTTAGCATCTGCACATTTATCCTTGTAGCATTTACTCATAGGAAGATAGAAAGGAGATCCATGTTACAGACTAGGAAACAggtcagagaggggaagtgatcCTCCTCACGGCACACAGCAAGGTGGTGGCAGAGCTGGGCCCAGAGGTCTAGTCGCTCAGTTTCTTCCTCGGTTAGCCCTTCCCCCTGCCACTCCCTGATTCTGCTCTTTAGATAGTGGTTCAGGACACGGTGGGATGTCCTGGGGACAGAGGGACCTACCTGAGGAGGGAGCCTTCAGGCTCAGGGGAGATTTCCAAGCGATCAAAAAGGCAAGAGGCCACACTCTCTATGCTGAGGGCTTCGATTTTGAGCTGTATTGCATGGTCTGTGGCCACCTGGATGCGCCACATGCAGTGGGTGTTGGGGGGGTAAGGGTCTGGGTAGTTGGGACTGCTGAAGAAGCCCCTTGGACCAGAGAGGAGGCCTCCACAGGCTG
Protein-coding sequences here:
- the RNF26 gene encoding E3 ubiquitin-protein ligase RNF26; protein product: MEAVYLVVNGVGLVLDVLTLVLDLNFLLVSSLLASLAWLLAFVYNLPHTVLTSLLHLGRGVLLSLLALIEAVVRFTCGGLQALCTLLYSCCSGLESLKLLGHLASHGALRSREILHRGVLSVVSNGHALLRQACDICAIAMSLVAYVINSLVNICLIGTQNLFSLVLALWDTVTGPLWRMTDVVAAFLAHISSSAVAMAILLWTPCQLALELLASAARLLASFVLVNLTGLVLLACVLAVTVTVLHPDLTLRLATQALSQLHARPSYHRLREDVMRLSRLALGSEAWRRVWSRSLQLASWPNRGGAPGAPQGDPMRVFSVRTRRQDTFPEAGRRSEAEEEEARTIRATPARGRERLNDEEPPGGQDPWKLLKEQEERKKCVICQDQSKTVLLLPCRHLCLCQACTEILMRHPVYHRNCPLCRRGILQTLNVYL
- the C1QTNF5 gene encoding complement C1q tumor necrosis factor-related protein 5, with amino-acid sequence MRPLLVLLLLGLAAGSPPLDDNKIPSLCPGHPGLPGTPGHHGSQGLPGRDGRDGRDGAPGAPGEKGEGGRPGLPGPRGEPGPRGEAGPAGPTGPAGECSVPPRSAFSAKRSESRLPPPSDAPLPFDRVLVNEQGHYDAVTGKFTCQVPGVYYFAVHATVYRASLQFDLVKNGESIASFFQFFGGWPKPASLSGGAMVRLEPEDQVWVQVGVGDYIGIYASIKTDSTFSGFLVYSDWHSSPVFA
- the MFRP gene encoding membrane frizzled-related protein isoform X1; its protein translation is MKDYSDVILCVEATESSKTEFCNPAFEPESGPSCPPPAFPEDASYSVPAPWHGRRPRGLRPDCRFSWLCVLLLASLLLLLLGLLVAIILAQLQAAPPPGASHSPLPAGGLTTTTITIPTITTSQAAGTPKGQQESGVSPSPQATCGGLLSGPRGFFSSPNYPDPYPPNTHCMWRIQVATDHAIQLKIEALSIESVASCLFDRLEISPEPEGSLLRICGRVPPPTLNTNASHLLVAFISDSSVEGFGFHAWYQAVAPGHGSCAHDEFRCDQLICLLPDSVCDGFANCADGSDETNCSAKFSGCGGNLTGLQGTFSTPNYLQQYPHQQLCTWHISVPAGHSIELQFHNFSLEAQDECKFDYVEVYETSSSGAFSLLGRFCGAEPPPHLVSSHHELAVLFRTDHGISSGGFSATYLAFNATENPCGPSELSCQAGGCKGVQWMCDMWRDCTDGSDDNCSHPLFPPPELACEPVQVEMCLGLSYNTTAFPNIWVGMATQEEVVEVLSGYKSLTSLPCYQNFRRLLCGLLVPRCTPLGSVLPPCRSVCQEAEHQCQSGLALLGTPWPFNCNRLPEAAGLEACSQP
- the MFRP gene encoding membrane frizzled-related protein isoform X2; the encoded protein is MKDYSDVILCVEATESSKTEFCNPAFEPESGPSCPPPAFPEDASYSVPAPWHGRRPRGLRPDCRFSWLCVLLLASLLLLLLGLLVAIILAQLQAAPPPGASHSPLPAGGLTTTTITIPTITTSQAAGTPKGQQESGVSPSPQATCGGLLSGPRGFFSSPNYPDPYPPNTHCMWRIQVATDHAIQLKIEALSIESVASCLFDRLEISPEPEGSLLRICGRVPPPTLNTNASHLLVAFISDSSVEGFGFHAWYQAVAPGHGSCAHDEFRCDQLICLLPDSVCDGFANCADGSDETNCSAKFSGCGGNLTGLQGTFSTPNYLQQYPHQQLCTWHISVPAGHSIELQFHNFSLEAQDECKFDYVEVYETSSSGAFSLLGRPLWAQ